One genomic region from Accipiter gentilis chromosome Z, bAccGen1.1, whole genome shotgun sequence encodes:
- the LOC126036568 gene encoding splicing factor 3B subunit 4-like, whose product MVKPKEHCPSSSKCWELTRWDGSMGFWALDTAAWYSPEKLPWLSASDACILEPSSFSHQPVTSYCGGKSRCVLGGCLHTDPTPAPQAEPPTRTPPSAHGVPTPALPGELCDPRTHLPVPVATCAASAPVHGTSARHQWGAHWDGQSPRVHGGLLHSQGSGTARALQQPTCKAPAPSTACPLPHCTSPGRDKPPPWGRVPRLPLPQFRCMSLGVGIPTCMPPSPGKACPCTSLPATWTTPGHPPPSEQPAWQELPSASHLELGVLLLLRIPSTDGSSMSVPPQTLGPPRMLPCSLPQG is encoded by the coding sequence ATGGTGAAGCCAAAGGAGCACTGCCCATCCTCGTCCAAGTGCTGGGAGCTGACAAGGTGGGATGGCTCGATGGGTTTCTGGGCGCTCGACACGGCGGCGTGGTACTCACCAGAGAAGTTGCCCTGGCTGTCAGCCTCGGACGCGTGTATCCTGGAGCCCAGCTCGTTCTCCCACCAACCAGTCACGTCGTACTGCGGGGGGAAAAGCAGATGCGTCCTTGGGGGCTGCCTGCACACAGACCCTACCCCTGCCCCCCAGGCTGAGCCCCCTACCCGcaccccccccagtgcccatGGGGTGCCcactccagccctgccaggggagCTGTGTGACCCCAGGACACATCTGCCCGTGCCTGTGGCGACGTGTGCTGCCTCGGCACCAGTGCACGGCACCAGTGCACGGCACCAGTGGGGAGCCCACTGGGATGGGCAGAGCCCTCGGGTTCATGGTGGGCTCCTGCACAGCCAAGGAAGTGGCACAgccagagccctgcagcagcccacctGCAAGGCTCCAGCTCCGAGCACTGCCTGTCCTCTCCCACACTGCACCTCCCCGGGCAGGGACAAGCCACCGCCCTGGGGCAGGGTCCCCAGGTTACCCCTGCCCCAATTCCGCTGCATGTCCCTGGGAGTTGGGATCCCCACATGCATGCCCCCTTCACCAGGGAAGGCATGCCCATGCACATCTCTCCCGGCAACGTGGACAACCCCAGGTCATCCCCCACCCTCAGAGCAACCTGCTTGGCAGGAGCTCCCATCAGCATCCCACCTGGAGCTGGGggtcctcctgctgctgaggatTCCCTCCACGGATGGGTCTTCCATGAGTGTCCCTCCCCAGACCCTGGGACCGCCACGGATGCTCCCGTGCAGCCTCCCCCAGGGCTGA